The following is a genomic window from Marinococcus sp. PL1-022.
GGTTGTTTCTTTCCCTGGAGCAGCCGGAAAATTGGTGAAGCAGGGGCTCGAACAGCTGAAGGCTGGTGAAAAGGAGCAGGCCGTAGACGTGTTTCGCCAGGCGCTGATGCATGAGAGCCGAAATCCTGACGCTTCCTATGGTCTTCTTTTAGCTTACGCGGAAGCAGGATATCTGCAGGAAGCGGCCGGATGGGCAGAAGAACTGCTTAAAGACAATACCAGTGACTTTCTCGAGATTCTCCATGTATACGTACCGGTATTAGCTCAGCTGGGCAGGTATGACCAGGTAATTGAAACGCTGGATGAAGTGCAGAACACAAAGGAAGTGCCTGGTCATTTGAGAGAGCAGTTTCAGGAATTGTATGCTCTTGCTGATGGCATGACGCATATGCAAGTGGAAACGGAAGAATACAATACAATGCCTGAAGAACGCTCTTCGCTGCCGGTGGAATGGGAAATGGTGCTTCAAATGGGAACTGAGGACCAGAAGCTGCATGTGTTAAATGTGCTTCGAAAAGAAGGACCGGAAAAATGGATGCCTGCAATAAGGGAGCTGCTGGCCCGGCAGGAAACATCGCCACTAATGAAAAGCTTCCTTCTTCTGCTTCTGAAGGACTGGCAGATCGAAGACGCTGTCTGGGTGCAGAAGCTGGGCAGGAAAGGGGAGTTCGCCCCGTCCACGCTTCCGGCTTTGGAAGAGAGCAGCTCGTATACAGAGTCCTCGTTTCTGCTCGACCGTTCGCTCGGGGATAAAGATCCAGTGCTGCTTCAGCATGCGAAAGAGCTGCTGCAGCAGCTGCTGTTGTATTACTATCCTTTTCCTCCTTCGGTACAGATTGAAGTGCTGGCAGCTGTGCTGCACTTTGAGACGTTCCGGCAGTTTGAGCCGCTCCCGGACGAACAGGATATCAGGGAGTGTTACGGAGTAGCTGAAGCAGGCTTTAGATCGATGCAGGAGGAATACGAAAGAATCCAGGGGTTCATTCAGGAAATCTGAAAAGCCCCTATTTGAAAGTAATGTTTAATCCCTTGTGGGAGTAAGTTTAGCGGAAAATGAATCATTCATTGAAATGGTTTAGTGTTATGTTATAATAGGGTAGTTGTTTACACGGTAGAACCTAGTTATTTGGAGGGAATTTGAATGAATGCCAGTTGGGAAAAGAAAGAAGGAAACCAGGGAGTCTTAACCGTAGACGTAGAATCGGAACGGTTTGACAAAGCTCTGGATCAAGCATTTAATAAAGTGAAAAATGATGTATCTATTCCAGGATTTCGTAAAGGAAAAGTGCCACGGAAGCTTTTCGAAAGCCGTTTTGGAGTAGAGTCTTTATACCAGGATGCCCTGGATATCCTGCTTCCGGATGTTTATGCCGAAGCAGTGGACGAAGCGGGTATTGAACCAGTGGACCGTCCGGAAATCGATGTAGAAGAAGTGGAAAAAGGCAAAGACCTGAAATTCACTGCTACAGTCACCGTGAAGCCGGAAGTAGAGCTCGGCGAGATCAAAGGACTCGAAGTAGAGGAGTTTGACACTTCTGTATCAGAAGAAGAAGTAAACCAGGAGCTTGAAAATCTTCAGGGCAAATACGCAGATCTTGCCGTAGTGGAAGAGGGCGAAGTCCAGGACGGAGATACCGCTGTACTCGATTTCGAAGGTTTCGTAGATGGAGAAGCTTTTGAAGGCGGCAGTGCGGAAAATCACTCGCTTGAGATCGGCTCCAATTCCTTTATTCCAGGATTTGAAGAGCAGGTTGTAGGCATGCAGCCGGGTACAGAAAAAGATATTACGGTTACTTTCCCGGAAGAGTACCATGCTGAAAACCTTGCCGGCGAAGAAGCTGTCTTTCATGTCAAGCTTCACGAAATCAAGCGTAAAGAGCTTCCAGAGCTCGACGATGAGTTCGCGAAGGACGTAGAAGAGCACGAAGCAGAAACACTCGACGAGCTTAAAGCGGCAGTTCGCCATCAGCTTGAACACGACCGTGAGCATGAAAAAGAACATCACGAGCGGGACACTGTAGTTGAAGAGGCAGCGGAGAAAGCTTCTGCAGAAATTCCGCAGGCGATGATCAACACAGAATCCGACCGTATGCTTCAGGAATTCAGCCAGC
Proteins encoded in this region:
- a CDS encoding tetratricopeptide repeat protein, which codes for MDKRPNQKVVSFPGAAGKLVKQGLEQLKAGEKEQAVDVFRQALMHESRNPDASYGLLLAYAEAGYLQEAAGWAEELLKDNTSDFLEILHVYVPVLAQLGRYDQVIETLDEVQNTKEVPGHLREQFQELYALADGMTHMQVETEEYNTMPEERSSLPVEWEMVLQMGTEDQKLHVLNVLRKEGPEKWMPAIRELLARQETSPLMKSFLLLLLKDWQIEDAVWVQKLGRKGEFAPSTLPALEESSSYTESSFLLDRSLGDKDPVLLQHAKELLQQLLLYYYPFPPSVQIEVLAAVLHFETFRQFEPLPDEQDIRECYGVAEAGFRSMQEEYERIQGFIQEI
- the tig gene encoding trigger factor; protein product: MNASWEKKEGNQGVLTVDVESERFDKALDQAFNKVKNDVSIPGFRKGKVPRKLFESRFGVESLYQDALDILLPDVYAEAVDEAGIEPVDRPEIDVEEVEKGKDLKFTATVTVKPEVELGEIKGLEVEEFDTSVSEEEVNQELENLQGKYADLAVVEEGEVQDGDTAVLDFEGFVDGEAFEGGSAENHSLEIGSNSFIPGFEEQVVGMQPGTEKDITVTFPEEYHAENLAGEEAVFHVKLHEIKRKELPELDDEFAKDVEEHEAETLDELKAAVRHQLEHDREHEKEHHERDTVVEEAAEKASAEIPQAMINTESDRMLQEFSQRLQSQGMTLEMYQQVTGTDEEGMKEQFQPEAEKRVRMNLTLEAVAEQENLEASEEDVENELQKMADMYQRDKEEIRSLIEMQGGVDMLKQDLRLQRAIDYLVEHSKTVPKKEKPEDEEAENE